In Chaetodon trifascialis isolate fChaTrf1 chromosome 8, fChaTrf1.hap1, whole genome shotgun sequence, the DNA window GAAATGATGAAGTGCTTAACTTTATCTTGCTGCTGCATGAACACGTCGAATAACAAAAGCCTATTTGCGACAGACATTTAAACTGATATCTAATGGACAAGAAACATTTGTTGTATCtgtgtaaatacatttttaaacataaagatattttcataaataaaactgaataaataacCAACCTAAtgcttgatttttattttttttccccctcttccaTCTTGCTCTCTTAAAACACAGATTTGCTGGTACGCTTGTGTGTAAAAGCAATCAGTGATGAATTTATAACAGTCTGTTTATTAAACAAGGTAAAGATACAaagcttttttccttttttaaacacTGATAACCTTAGTTTAACTTCTCAGTCTTGGCTGTGCATATTTAGTTGTCTAGAAACTGTATATGAAACCACAATGCAAGACAGGAAAAGGTGTAATAAATCTACGCAATATCTTTTCATAGAGAACATGGGTTAACAGTTATCATACAGATTACAGCTCAGGAACTCCATGcggaaggaaaaaaataaacatgtataCACGACTGAATACTGCAGAACACAATACAGAGTAATGGAAATGGGATGATAAAACAGTTAAGGCTTACATGTAAATAACtgatataaaacatgaatattaataACATACGGGTAGACTAAAATAATTACAGTAAGTTAATACATAAACTTTTACAAAACCCAAACAGAGCATGTTTATGAAAACTTAAAAATAGGTACTATAAATGAGTAACATGTTTTACAGTACAGCAACATGTACATTTTCCCATTATctcaaaagagagagagtaagtTGAAGAGGCAGGGTCTGTTGTTGGcgtaaatgtctgttttcaggcCAGTGGCTTGAGTAATAagtttttattcttttgaaaacatactatatactgtatatgtattttacattattCTCAGTTCCATCTCCAACGTAACGTCTAGCCGTAGCACCTTTTCTGAAGTGCCCTGAAGAACACAGGGTACCCTATTAGTACCATCCAGAGGTTAGAGTTACAGTAAAAATACGACAAACAATACTGAGTACAATAAAAAGAATactaaggagaaaaaaaaaatcaaaaggagAAGCATCACCTCCACATGAACTCACAGACCTATGGAATATGACATACTGCAGTTTATTCCAAATGTGTAAAGCTTAttaaggattaaaaaaaacctaACTGGGTCAGAGTAGCTGTACAGTAACTTCACATTTTGGTCCAATGTTTAGGTTTTAAAATTTACCCCTCGTGTAAAATTTACTTTCAGCTGAGGTGTATTTTAAAAGTAGGGCTGAGTAGAGTAGAGCTGGCACTGATACATGTGCAATGTATTCAACCTCTAATACTAGAATACAAAGAGTCAGAGCTCAGCCGAGGAGAGAAAGCAGACACACGCTAGAACAAGATTCGCTTTCACTTTACACCTCAACAAGGCTCATATATGGCACTAGCTAATGGGAGGaaaagataaatgtgaaaagcagtgtttctaTGATCACAGGTCGTGATCATAAAGGTGCCGTAAGAGGAGAACATCAAACGTGGAGTGaaagattttagaaataaacaaaaaacattcatctttCTTCCCTTacatttttgctctgttttcctcctccccAAGTCAATAATACATCTCCTCAATACAATCATTAAATGTTGAAATTGTCATCTACCGATTGCCTTTCTTCGAATTTAGATGACCCTGTAAATGTGagtaaagacaaagaaagtaaCAGAAAAAGACTGTTATTTTATACACAGTCAGTACTCTTAGCTGCCACAAGTAATGCCCTTTTGGCATTTTCCATCCAACAAGATTGAAACAATTTGAGCCAAAACCACAAGGCCTAAAAGTGCTTTAAGATTATCTTTGGATGTCTCCAGAATACACCcagcaaacttttttttttctactttctcAATTCTTTACAAGGGCAAGTATCATCTGGCACATTTTGGAAACCCATTTtatggaagaggaaaaaaaaaaacctaaactAAAACATTTCTGATGGCCAATGCATCCGGCAGTTTACATGACGCTTACGAAAGTGCTTATTAAATCTGACGCAAGACATTCTTTGCCACTCGATCCTCCGGACAACATCTAGCTGTAATGTTACATTCACAAAATAACGCTGTGCTCATTTTTGACAGATGGCCTGTGTCGAGATGGATGGAGGCAGCCTGTTTACTGAATGCTTATGTCAGCTGTCATAATGCTAATGTAAGCCTTATGTAGATGGCTGTGGGTGCAGGGCCTCATAAGCTCCAGCTCCTAGACTCTGAATCCGACCTGCTGCTGAGGGGCCGCGGAGCTCAGATGAGGGAGATGCGTATGGGGATGCTGGGGGACTCGGTCCTCTGAGGCGACTGGTGGCTCACTAGGTGCTCCACCACTGTGTGTTTGGACATGTGCTTCATAAGGTAGGTCTCCTGCAAAGACATGAAAGCACACCATTTGGtccaaaatgaaatgacagcagaTTGGACAACAGcctgaagcaaacacagtttttatGATATGACAGCTGACcattttcattactttttgTTATAAAAACTAGAATTAATGGTCTCCCAGTTGTATGTCTCCACCAACCAATCACGTTGCAGTTTACACTATTTCCATACATTCAACCCGGCAGCACAGAAGGTCTAAACAATGAggacagtttgaaggtggacacaAAGATTAGTGTCATCAACTCTGTCTGACCAAATGTGcaatatggtcacaatctgcccttttgttcctgagttatggtgttgaataaaataaaaagtcatcacttcatcattttatcctttgAGACATTTATGTGAAATTTTGCTAATTCACAATTAGCATAataattcttgagttatggccaaaaactactgtgtgtggtcacagtgacctttgaccagcAAACACTCACAACGTATGTGCTAAACTGCAAGAAATCCCCTCACGGCGTTCCTGAGACACTGTGTTCATGAGACATATGTATGGACGGACAATCAGAAgacataatgaaataataagaattcacttttcttctgtgtgtttgaacacgAGCAAGAACACGCTGAACTGTGAAATATCACAAACAGGAAACTCAGCTCGTCTCAGGGCGAGTGAGTCCGAGTGTCATCAAAGGCCATCATCTTATCAGCCATATAAACCGTCTGCGTGAAGGTACGCTGGGAAAGTCTGACACATGCAGATAACAGACAGCGGTTTACTCACTGAGGTGTATGCCCGGCCACACATGCTACAGCAGTAGGCCTTAGCGTTTTTGATGGCGTGCGCTGACAAGTGGATCTGCAATGATGCGGAGTCTGAGTAGGCACGGTAGCAGTTAGGACATTTATACGGCTTGTCTTTATTGTGCTGCCTCTGGTGAGACTGTCAGGGGAGGAGAAACACAGATAACCCTTAATTTGAACATTTGTGATTACAGTCAGTTAAAGCAATGCACCTGTTTATGTCTGATCTGCATTCTTCACTGTGTAGTTGTCGACCTCGGTGTAAAGCAACAGAACACTGTGTGGCTGAATGAAGCTGCAGGACCATGTACTGACCTGGAGGTTAGACAGCTGGGTAAAAGCCTTTTCACATCCGGGGTGAGCACATTTATAAGGCCTATCGCCAGTGTGGATTCTGTGGCAAAAGAAGTTGATCAAAAAAGTCAGACATTACTCAATATCTGACTCTTGACGCACCTAAACTACGATGAGAGACACCCCTAACCACGAAAACAAAACGCAGACTTTCCCTGCTTTGTGTTCACAGCTGGACCGAcctggtgtgctgctgcaggtgtgacagCTGACGGAACGAGTTctcgcagtaggagcagtggTAGGGTTTGATCCCCAGGTGGATGCGCAGGTGCTGGGACAGGTAGGAGGCGTTGGCGAACGTCTTGGAGCAGTGGGGACACTTGTGTGGTTTGGCCTCGGTGTGGGACTTGGAGTGAATCTGCATCTCTGACTTGGTTAAGAAGGTGAGCGGGCACACTTTGCATCtttgagacagaaaaaggaagCAAAAACGTATGAACACGATGGAATCAGACTTTTTGAGGCAAGTTATGTTAAAGCCTGTCTTGAAGAAACTATATAACATAAcacttttaatgttttaagGTATTGTTTCCAGACAAATAAAGCGAAAAATGACCGATTGTGAACACTGATCTATACAGTAACAGCAGTAGCCAACCAAAATCAGAGCAGAGTTTAATTCTAGATTAATTTAAAGGAGGTAATGTTTTAAAAGTCCCACAGACCTGCATTGTGCTAACCTCACAAATTAAGTCTTGCCAACTGCTGAGAATCAGTTAAGTCTGGCAGCTGGGAAGTTATCATTTAGATAATGATGTGACTCGCTGCCTCTGAAAACCCCTGATCCTtgagaaaaaaactaaaaaaaggAGTAAGAGTAAGGAAAAGTTTGCCATGTTTTTCCAGGTGATGATCAGAGGCAAAGATCAATAAACAGTCCACTGAGGAAAGCATTCGTCCAGTCAGGTGAAGGATGGCTTCGTATTGATGCCTCCGTGAGGACGAGCACATCTCAGTCATCTACAGCCTACTTAAAACCTAACTTGTCTCAAGCAAACGAGTATTGATCTTTTGTAGACCACAATTAAATCTGTAAATTAGGTTTGCAAAGCCAGCAGTAAAAGGAAATATCCTCCTCCCTGTGCTGCAGTACACACTGGAGAACGATAGCAGCTTCCTGAGTCCAACCTGTAGGTTTTGCCCTCTTTGGGTGCGACAGTGACACAGCCTTGGTCAGCGAGGATGGGGTAGGGCACCACCAGCAGAGGACCAGACGGGTTTTCAGCTTTGATCTTCTTACGTCCCCGGGGCGCCTTGGGTGGGGGACCCAAGAGTCCAGCCAGGCCTCCAGCTTTCATGTGGTCCATGCCAGGACCGCTTGCCAGCCCAGAGATGATGTTCACAGAGGGCGCACCGCCCAGGCGGTTGTGGCTGCTGGAGGTTGGAGTCGTGGGGGTCAGGGCCTCTGAGGTGCTGTGGCTGTCGGGTCGGGATGAAGGAGCCAGACCTGAGGAAGTAAAAACTTTcaacacaaacacctgctgcagcactgcagagcaGTTCTGATCATTTTAATGAACACATTGTTTTTGAAGTTCTAGCTCTGTTTGAGTTGTGGAACTTATCACAGTGAGCATAAGGTCTATTATGTTTTACTCATGTTACATGTGATACACGTCTTGACTAAGTCTCAAAGTCTGCTCACTGATTTTTACATTGCATAGAAATGAATTAAAACCAGTGGCTGCTGGAAGGGagcaaaaacacattgaaactGCTAAAACACAGCAGTTTGCAAAATGGTTAGCTGAACAGCTCAACAAGCCTGGAGCCTTCTAGCATGTGAATCACTTGTTGTCAGAGCAATATATTGGTTTTATAGCCTGCCGGTTTACCCCGTCCGTCTGAAATTATTTGTTCTAATCTTCAAAAACCCAAATCTGTGTACTCTCATCACCAGCCATCTGCCTGAAAACCAACCACAGTGTCTCTCAGTATTATTCCCTCAGCGTTGTTGGCACTGCTCAGCCTGCACAATATACAGTCTCTCTGTTTATTTCCCCACTTTAAGCCTGAGGAACTGTTTAATGAAATGTCTTATTTGATGTGTTGTGCGCTTTTCAACCAGCTAACTAATGATACAGTAAGTATCACAGCAGGTTCTCATGCTGCGGGCCTGAATGCACACTGAACGCTGAACAGTAGTATAGTAGTATTTCCTTTGTTGAAGCTTTACCGCGTGTGATCGTCTGCCAGTCTCCAGAGACAATCAAACACTACGGCTGATCATCCCGCTGTTGATATAAAGCCTGGCGTTCTTGCCAGCTAACAGTACCTGAGCGATGGTTGATCCGGCCGGGTTGCTCGCCGAGCTGTCTCATGTGCCAGTCTTCCCACAGTCCTTTGGCCTTCACGGCTGACTTGTCGTCCATGTTTCCCTCTGGAATTTGTCAGGTGATGGCATTTTAATCGGTGAACAGTAAATCGTGCCCTGACATAGACCCTATACAGTGTTATGCTCATGTCTGAGGATATCACACAAGCGGAAGTCAACAGTCGGTCTACAACTATGATGCGAAGGCTGTACCTGGCCCAGAGCTGGAGGCGGGGCGAGCATGCAGAGCAATGTCTGGTTGTCCAGAGCCCTGCGGCTGCGGGTGGTGGCTCTGCACCTGCTGCGGCTGGGGCTTTGGCACCTGCATGCCGTGCTGAGCACTTCCGTCCGGAGATGAGGTGGGCACCAGCAAAGGCTGCTGGGAAGGGGTGGAGGTAGGCGGCAGGTGCAGGGGTCGGATCTTCTCGGCCATCAGCTGCTCCTTGATCTTGTTAATGAGCACCAGGTTATCCAGCTGAAAGGGTTAACGGGTCATGCTCAACAGAAAACAGCCACCGTGTGTGAATGTCATTCACGCCCAAAAAACACATCCCAGGACAGGAAACACTGACCAGCACAGAGCATGAGatccttttttttgtctacaAGAAGGAACTGTGACAGATTGTCACTCTGAGAGACTGTTTCACTAACAGACTGGTGCTGAATGGCTGAAAAGACATTCACACATGGAAACAAATGGCACTTAAAAGTGGAAATGTGACAGTAGTTACATGTTATGAGTGGACTTACCTGGCCTGGCATGGATGGAGGTGGCGGCCAGAAATACGGGTTGTTAAATCGAGGCTCCGCCATCCTGAAATGAGAAACGCTTATTGTAGTCGCATTCAAATGTTATAGTTATACTTCATGAGCGCTAATCTCCCtacacatttgtcatttttcaagctgTAACGTTCAAATAGTCTGAACAGAACGTGTAGGCAGACTGCGTTAATGTGAGACTGGAAGATGAAAGCCATGACACCCAAACCACAGGCAGCAAGCAGGTTTCACGTTTAGAAGAAAAGATGAGCATTTCCCTTAGCCCAACTTAGCATATACATTTAGTCAGTTTCCATGACTTTTTGAGTATTGAGAACCACTCAGGGTGCTCAAAGGGCAGATTTTGTTAGGAAACTCATCAGGGTTTGAACATTTATAAGATCTTCGTAGgaccaaaaataaaagcatttgatGCCGTCACGCAGGCATGTTTACCTGCATTGGTGGCAACTGAAGGATTTTACAAAGCAAATATTAATAACGTCCATAAAAGTTCTTAATATTTTTATGGACTTTTATGGATTTGTTCCAATTTCCAATTTCCTCTCTGACAAACAAgttatttagcatttttcatGACGGTGGAGTAATCAGGAGGTTGGGTTCATCCAGAAAAGCAAAGCGTATGCACGTGTACGAACACACAGAGGTGAACCTTATGTTGGCTTTATATACTGAAATAACGTTAATAATGTTGACaagaaacaacatttaacattattttataaaca includes these proteins:
- the znf362b gene encoding zinc finger protein 362b isoform X1; the encoded protein is MAEPRFNNPYFWPPPPSMPGQLDNLVLINKIKEQLMAEKIRPLHLPPTSTPSQQPLLVPTSSPDGSAQHGMQVPKPQPQQVQSHHPQPQGSGQPDIALHARPASSSGPEGNMDDKSAVKAKGLWEDWHMRQLGEQPGRINHRSGLAPSSRPDSHSTSEALTPTTPTSSSHNRLGGAPSVNIISGLASGPGMDHMKAGGLAGLLGPPPKAPRGRKKIKAENPSGPLLVVPYPILADQGCVTVAPKEGKTYRCKVCPLTFLTKSEMQIHSKSHTEAKPHKCPHCSKTFANASYLSQHLRIHLGIKPYHCSYCENSFRQLSHLQQHTRIHTGDRPYKCAHPGCEKAFTQLSNLQSHQRQHNKDKPYKCPNCYRAYSDSASLQIHLSAHAIKNAKAYCCSMCGRAYTSETYLMKHMSKHTVVEHLVSHQSPQRTESPSIPIRISLI
- the znf362b gene encoding zinc finger protein 362b isoform X2, whose protein sequence is MAEPRFNNPYFWPPPPSMPGQIKEQLMAEKIRPLHLPPTSTPSQQPLLVPTSSPDGSAQHGMQVPKPQPQQVQSHHPQPQGSGQPDIALHARPASSSGPEGNMDDKSAVKAKGLWEDWHMRQLGEQPGRINHRSGLAPSSRPDSHSTSEALTPTTPTSSSHNRLGGAPSVNIISGLASGPGMDHMKAGGLAGLLGPPPKAPRGRKKIKAENPSGPLLVVPYPILADQGCVTVAPKEGKTYRCKVCPLTFLTKSEMQIHSKSHTEAKPHKCPHCSKTFANASYLSQHLRIHLGIKPYHCSYCENSFRQLSHLQQHTRIHTGDRPYKCAHPGCEKAFTQLSNLQSHQRQHNKDKPYKCPNCYRAYSDSASLQIHLSAHAIKNAKAYCCSMCGRAYTSETYLMKHMSKHTVVEHLVSHQSPQRTESPSIPIRISLI